In the genome of Rhizobium etli 8C-3, one region contains:
- a CDS encoding cold-shock protein, whose translation MADRISSKEFTDIDELSGDAVDLVEITGVVKWFDVAKGFGFIVPDNGMQDVLLHVTCLRRDGYQTILEGTRIVALIQRRERGYQAFKILSMDQSTAVHPSQLPPVRTHVQVTPTSGLERALVKWFNRTKGFGFLTRGEGTEDIFVHMETLRRFGLTELRPGQVVLVRYGDGDKGLMAAEIHPDMPSPASRSH comes from the coding sequence ATGGCTGATAGGATTTCATCGAAGGAATTCACCGATATCGACGAGCTGTCCGGGGATGCCGTCGACCTCGTTGAAATCACCGGTGTCGTCAAATGGTTCGATGTCGCCAAGGGCTTCGGCTTCATTGTCCCCGACAACGGCATGCAGGATGTCCTGCTGCACGTAACCTGCCTTCGCCGCGACGGTTACCAGACGATCCTCGAGGGCACGCGCATCGTCGCGCTGATCCAACGCCGCGAGCGCGGCTATCAGGCGTTCAAGATTCTCTCCATGGACCAGTCGACTGCCGTCCATCCGTCGCAGCTGCCGCCGGTGCGCACCCACGTGCAGGTCACTCCGACGAGTGGCCTTGAGCGGGCACTGGTGAAGTGGTTCAACCGCACGAAGGGTTTCGGCTTTTTGACGCGCGGCGAGGGTACGGAAGACATCTTCGTGCACATGGAAACCCTTCGCCGCTTTGGCCTGACCGAGCTTCGCCCCGGCCAGGTCGTTCTCGTCCGCTACGGCGATGGCGACAAGGGCCTGATGGCAGCCGAAATCCACCCGGATATGCCAAGCCCGGCAAGCCGGTCGCACTGA
- a CDS encoding HAD family hydrolase produces MVAIFNAPERFDAGFWVMRIFFDVDGVLVDGWHSDPSLRKPWDATIEADLGVDRAAFGDLFFGVAGGRSSSLMADCITGKRNLAEALAEILPEVGYHGDAKDFMRYWFDKDSNINTEVFDLVETIRSSGSGVELYVATGQEHCRARFLWNELGFSKLFDQMFYSAEIRYPKKDIRFFETINTRLHIGTGERPIFFDDQPEIVAVARQAGWDANQFASASDIRQHPRLRHLWASV; encoded by the coding sequence TTGGTTGCAATCTTCAACGCCCCCGAGCGCTTTGATGCAGGATTTTGGGTGATGAGAATATTTTTTGATGTTGATGGCGTGCTGGTCGATGGCTGGCATTCAGATCCGTCGCTTCGCAAGCCCTGGGACGCGACGATCGAGGCTGATCTCGGCGTTGACCGGGCGGCATTCGGCGATCTCTTCTTTGGCGTTGCGGGCGGCCGTTCGAGTTCGCTGATGGCTGATTGTATCACCGGCAAACGCAACCTCGCGGAGGCCCTTGCCGAGATTCTCCCGGAGGTTGGCTATCACGGCGATGCGAAGGACTTCATGAGATATTGGTTCGACAAGGATTCGAATATCAACACGGAGGTTTTTGATCTGGTCGAGACCATAAGGAGCAGTGGCAGTGGCGTCGAGCTCTACGTGGCAACCGGTCAGGAGCATTGCCGGGCGCGGTTTCTTTGGAACGAGCTGGGTTTCTCGAAGCTGTTCGACCAAATGTTTTACAGCGCGGAAATTCGATACCCGAAGAAGGATATTCGCTTCTTCGAGACGATTAATACCCGATTGCACATCGGAACCGGCGAGCGCCCGATTTTTTTCGACGACCAGCCCGAAATCGTGGCGGTGGCGAGGCAGGCCGGGTGGGATGCAAATCAGTTCGCTTCTGCGTCAGACATTCGCCAGCACCCGCGGCTGCGCCATCTTTGGGCATCCGTGTGA
- a CDS encoding amino acid ABC transporter permease, which produces MSVSNSSFVRTAILAPEPPPPGERGAFAWVRRNLLATPRDIVLTVLAIALLAWVVPQMIDWLFVQAVWTGTDRTFCATAVQGGVQPENWSGACWAFVSAKFDQFIFGRYPLDERWRPTLVGILFVLLLVPMLIPSVPRKGLNAILLFAVLPIFSFFMLYGGFGLEIVETPLWGGLLVTLVVSFVGMAVSLPFGIVLALGRRSTMPVVKMVCVTFIEVIRGIPLITVLFMASVMLPLFLPTGWNVDKLMRAVIGVSIFASAYMAEVIRGGLQAIPKGQYEGADSLGLGYWQKMRLVVLPQAIKLVIPGIVNTFIGMFKDTSLVSIISMFDLLGIVRLNFTDANWASSVTPLTGLVFAGFVFWVFCFGMSRYSVFMERHLDTGHKR; this is translated from the coding sequence ATGTCCGTTTCCAACTCTTCCTTTGTCAGAACGGCGATATTAGCGCCGGAACCGCCGCCGCCGGGAGAACGCGGTGCTTTCGCCTGGGTCAGACGCAACCTGCTTGCAACGCCGAGGGACATTGTCCTGACGGTGCTCGCGATCGCCCTCCTCGCCTGGGTCGTGCCTCAGATGATCGACTGGCTCTTCGTCCAGGCCGTGTGGACCGGTACCGACCGAACCTTCTGTGCAACCGCCGTCCAGGGTGGCGTGCAACCAGAGAACTGGAGCGGCGCTTGCTGGGCCTTCGTCAGTGCGAAGTTCGATCAGTTCATTTTCGGCCGCTATCCGCTTGACGAGCGCTGGCGTCCGACGCTCGTCGGAATCCTCTTCGTGCTCCTGCTGGTGCCGATGCTGATCCCGTCTGTGCCGCGCAAGGGCCTGAACGCGATCCTGCTCTTCGCCGTGCTGCCGATCTTCTCGTTCTTCATGCTCTATGGCGGCTTCGGCCTCGAGATCGTCGAGACTCCCCTCTGGGGCGGTCTGCTCGTAACGCTGGTCGTGTCATTCGTCGGCATGGCGGTTTCGCTGCCATTCGGTATCGTGCTGGCGCTTGGCCGGCGATCGACAATGCCCGTCGTGAAGATGGTCTGCGTCACTTTCATCGAAGTGATCCGCGGAATACCTCTGATCACGGTGCTCTTCATGGCAAGCGTCATGCTGCCGCTCTTCCTGCCGACCGGCTGGAATGTCGACAAGCTGATGCGCGCGGTGATCGGCGTATCGATCTTCGCCTCCGCCTATATGGCAGAAGTCATTCGCGGCGGCCTGCAGGCAATCCCGAAGGGCCAGTATGAGGGAGCCGACTCCCTCGGGCTCGGCTATTGGCAGAAGATGCGGCTCGTCGTCCTGCCGCAGGCAATCAAGCTGGTCATCCCCGGGATCGTCAACACGTTCATCGGCATGTTCAAGGATACATCGCTCGTTTCGATCATCAGCATGTTCGACCTGCTTGGTATCGTCCGGCTGAACTTCACCGACGCCAATTGGGCAAGTTCGGTCACACCGTTGACGGGTCTCGTATTCGCGGGCTTCGTCTTCTGGGTCTTCTGCTTCGGCATGTCGCGCTATTCCGTGTTCATGGAACGCCACCTCGACACCGGCCACAAACGATAA
- a CDS encoding VOC family protein, with the protein MRYLHTMVRVQDLDASLHFYCTLFGLKEIRRSENESGRFTLVFLAANDDITNAEKNGAPCLELTYNWDPEEYTGGRNFGHLAYEVDDIYATCQHLMDNDITINRPPRDGRMAFVRSPDGISIEILQKNGSLPAAEPWLSMGNTGAW; encoded by the coding sequence ATGCGTTATCTCCACACTATGGTCCGTGTGCAGGATCTGGATGCCTCCCTGCATTTCTACTGCACACTTTTCGGCCTCAAGGAAATCCGGCGCTCCGAAAACGAAAGCGGCCGTTTTACCCTGGTTTTCCTCGCCGCAAACGACGATATCACAAATGCAGAGAAAAATGGCGCCCCCTGCCTCGAACTTACTTACAATTGGGATCCCGAGGAATATACCGGCGGACGCAACTTCGGCCACCTCGCCTACGAGGTCGACGACATTTACGCGACCTGCCAGCATTTGATGGACAACGACATCACCATCAACCGTCCGCCACGCGACGGCCGCATGGCTTTTGTTCGTTCGCCCGATGGAATTTCCATCGAAATCCTGCAGAAGAACGGCAGCCTTCCGGCGGCCGAGCCGTGGCTTTCGATGGGCAATACCGGCGCCTGGTAA
- a CDS encoding DUF192 domain-containing protein: protein MAIHAIKGAFLALFFMLAVSAFAQQQPHFDKEPLVIQTASGRMLNFTVEIAASNEQRQYGLMFRKEMAEDAGMIFDFGQPRRVTMWMENTILPLDMLFIDSGGTIRHIKENAVPYSRAIIDSMGVVKYVVELNAGVVRKYGIKVGDKVASATVTRKN, encoded by the coding sequence ATGGCGATACATGCCATCAAAGGCGCCTTTCTGGCGCTTTTTTTCATGCTGGCCGTCTCCGCCTTCGCCCAGCAGCAACCGCATTTCGACAAGGAGCCGTTGGTGATCCAGACTGCCTCCGGCAGGATGCTGAATTTCACGGTGGAGATTGCCGCCAGCAATGAGCAGCGGCAGTACGGTTTGATGTTCCGTAAGGAAATGGCCGAGGATGCCGGAATGATCTTCGACTTCGGCCAGCCGCGGCGGGTGACAATGTGGATGGAAAACACCATCTTGCCGCTCGACATGCTATTCATCGATAGCGGCGGCACCATTCGCCACATCAAGGAAAATGCCGTGCCCTATTCGAGGGCGATCATTGATTCGATGGGTGTTGTGAAATACGTCGTGGAGCTGAACGCCGGCGTCGTCAGAAAATACGGAATCAAGGTCGGCGACAAGGTCGCAAGCGCAACGGTGACGAGAAAAAATTAG
- a CDS encoding thermonuclease family protein, with amino-acid sequence MIIVAAIAVVGLLYSLFETGPSRFLGMADTSPIATGSVEQRFTVTDGDTVHILGERAGTRLVGFNTPETFSPQCNDERELGNRAKSRLKELVNLPNVQLTKVACACRAGTEGTDECNYGRTCGVLKVDGRDVGQILIAEGLAVPFICGGDRCPGTPRPWCGRRS; translated from the coding sequence ATGATCATCGTGGCGGCCATTGCGGTCGTCGGACTTCTCTACTCATTGTTCGAGACCGGACCATCGCGATTTCTCGGCATGGCCGACACGTCGCCGATTGCGACAGGGTCGGTCGAGCAAAGGTTCACAGTCACAGACGGCGATACGGTCCACATCCTTGGAGAGCGGGCAGGGACGCGCCTGGTTGGTTTCAATACGCCTGAGACGTTCAGTCCTCAATGTAATGATGAACGGGAGCTCGGCAATCGCGCAAAATCGCGTCTGAAGGAGCTGGTAAATCTACCAAACGTGCAACTCACGAAGGTGGCATGTGCCTGCCGAGCCGGCACCGAAGGAACAGATGAATGCAACTACGGACGCACTTGCGGCGTCCTGAAGGTCGACGGGCGGGATGTGGGACAAATCCTGATTGCCGAAGGACTCGCCGTACCGTTCATCTGCGGAGGAGACCGGTGTCCGGGAACCCCAAGGCCGTGGTGCGGGCGCCGATCATGA
- a CDS encoding DUF982 domain-containing protein, translating into MNWHKFTAFAPLMLVMNGSEKYKLVKSLGDAAEALFASWPLDDGEEYLVAVKTCLEALHGTTSPAEARSALIRAAEEAGIPVITIVH; encoded by the coding sequence ATGAACTGGCACAAATTCACAGCGTTTGCGCCGCTGATGCTGGTGATGAATGGCTCTGAAAAATACAAGTTGGTGAAGTCTCTAGGCGACGCTGCAGAAGCTTTGTTCGCATCTTGGCCACTCGATGATGGCGAGGAATACCTCGTGGCGGTTAAGACGTGTTTGGAGGCGTTGCACGGCACGACCTCCCCAGCAGAGGCGAGATCTGCGCTCATCCGAGCGGCCGAGGAAGCTGGCATTCCGGTGATCACTATCGTTCACTGA
- a CDS encoding amino acid ABC transporter ATP-binding protein produces the protein MAEPKKMTVSATDVAVEIINMNKWYGDFHVLRDINLKVMRGERIVIAGPSGSGKSTMIRCINRLEEHQKGHILVDGTELTNDLKKIDEVRREVGMVFQHFNLFPHLTILENCTLAPIWVRKMPKKQAEEVAMHFLKRVKIPEQAHKYPGQLSGGQQQRVAIARSLCMNPKIMLFDEPTSALDPEMIKEVLDTMVGLAEEGMTMLCVTHEMGFARQVANRVIFMDQGQIVEQNSPAEFFDNPQHERTKLFLSQILH, from the coding sequence ATGGCTGAACCCAAGAAAATGACCGTTTCCGCAACGGATGTAGCGGTCGAGATCATCAACATGAACAAGTGGTACGGCGATTTTCACGTGCTGCGCGACATCAATCTCAAGGTCATGCGCGGCGAGCGCATCGTCATCGCCGGCCCTTCGGGCTCCGGCAAGTCGACGATGATCCGCTGCATCAACCGTCTCGAAGAGCACCAGAAGGGCCACATCCTCGTTGACGGCACGGAACTCACGAACGACCTGAAGAAGATTGACGAAGTGCGCCGCGAAGTCGGGATGGTGTTCCAGCACTTCAATCTGTTCCCGCATCTGACGATCCTTGAAAACTGCACGCTGGCGCCGATCTGGGTGCGCAAGATGCCAAAAAAGCAAGCCGAAGAGGTCGCCATGCACTTCCTCAAGCGCGTCAAGATCCCGGAACAGGCGCACAAGTATCCCGGCCAGCTTTCAGGTGGCCAGCAGCAGCGCGTGGCGATTGCCCGCTCGCTCTGCATGAACCCGAAGATCATGCTTTTCGACGAGCCGACCTCGGCGCTCGATCCGGAAATGATCAAGGAAGTGCTGGATACGATGGTGGGTCTTGCGGAAGAAGGCATGACGATGCTCTGCGTGACCCACGAAATGGGCTTTGCCCGTCAGGTCGCAAACCGCGTCATCTTCATGGACCAGGGCCAGATCGTCGAACAGAATTCGCCCGCCGAATTCTTCGACAACCCGCAGCACGAGCGCACTAAGCTCTTCCTCAGCCAGATCTTGCATTGA
- a CDS encoding ETC complex I subunit — MSAKIYRPAKTAMQSGKAKTHLWVLEFDQEQPRKIDPIMGYTSSGDMRQQVKLTFETQELAEAYAKRNGIEYRVIAPKEPARQTVAYPDNFRYTRTQPWTH; from the coding sequence ATGTCTGCCAAGATCTACCGTCCCGCCAAGACCGCCATGCAGTCCGGCAAGGCGAAGACGCATCTTTGGGTGCTTGAATTCGATCAGGAGCAGCCGCGCAAGATCGATCCCATCATGGGCTACACATCCTCCGGCGATATGCGCCAGCAGGTGAAGCTGACTTTCGAGACGCAGGAATTGGCGGAAGCCTATGCCAAGCGCAACGGCATCGAATACCGCGTGATTGCGCCGAAGGAACCAGCTCGCCAGACAGTCGCTTATCCTGATAATTTCCGCTATACGCGCACGCAGCCCTGGACGCATTGA
- a CDS encoding amino acid ABC transporter permease, whose amino-acid sequence MTQEALGTTPLPKTGGTFRSAIYDPKYRGIFYQVLTVLVIAGVVWWIVDNTVENLARSNTASGFAFLRGRAGFEVGQSLISYSSDSTYGRALVVGFLNTLLVAVTGIITATIIGFIIGIGRLSHNWLIAKLCTVYVEVFRNIPPLLVIFFWYSGVLAVLPQPRDSVHLPFSMFLNNRGLAFPKPIFEPGMWAVLIAFVVGVIAAVATARWAHKRQAATGQPFHTILVSIALIAGLPILAFLLAGLPMSFDVPVAGKFNLTGGSVVGPEFMSLFLALSFYTAAFIAEIVRAGIRGVAKGQSEAAGALGLHPSAITRLVVVPQAFRIIIPPLTSQYLNLTKNSSLAIAIGFADLVAVGGTTLNQTGQSIEVVLIWIVVYLSLSILTSLFMNWFNAKMALVER is encoded by the coding sequence ATGACGCAAGAGGCTCTGGGCACGACACCGTTGCCTAAAACCGGCGGGACCTTCCGGTCCGCAATTTATGATCCCAAATACCGGGGTATTTTTTATCAGGTTCTCACCGTCCTCGTGATCGCTGGAGTGGTCTGGTGGATCGTCGACAACACGGTGGAGAATCTCGCACGCAGCAATACGGCCTCTGGTTTCGCCTTCCTCAGAGGTCGCGCCGGCTTCGAGGTCGGTCAGTCGTTGATTTCCTACTCCAGCGACTCGACCTACGGACGGGCCCTCGTCGTCGGTTTCCTGAATACCCTCCTGGTCGCCGTTACCGGTATCATCACCGCGACGATCATCGGCTTCATCATCGGCATCGGACGCCTGTCGCACAACTGGCTCATTGCCAAGCTGTGCACGGTCTATGTCGAAGTGTTCCGCAACATCCCGCCGCTGCTTGTCATCTTCTTTTGGTATTCCGGCGTTCTCGCCGTTCTGCCGCAGCCGCGCGATTCTGTGCATCTGCCGTTCAGCATGTTCCTGAACAATCGTGGTCTCGCCTTTCCGAAGCCGATCTTCGAACCGGGCATGTGGGCGGTTCTGATCGCCTTCGTCGTCGGCGTCATCGCCGCCGTCGCAACCGCGCGCTGGGCCCACAAGCGCCAGGCCGCGACGGGCCAGCCGTTCCACACGATCTTGGTCTCGATCGCACTGATCGCCGGCCTACCGATCTTGGCCTTCCTGCTGGCCGGGCTGCCGATGTCCTTCGACGTTCCGGTCGCCGGCAAGTTCAATCTGACGGGCGGCTCGGTTGTCGGGCCTGAATTCATGTCGCTCTTCCTGGCACTATCCTTCTATACGGCAGCCTTCATCGCCGAGATCGTCCGCGCCGGCATTCGCGGTGTAGCCAAAGGACAATCGGAGGCGGCAGGCGCTCTTGGACTGCATCCTTCCGCCATCACCCGCCTTGTCGTGGTGCCCCAGGCCTTCCGCATCATCATTCCGCCGCTGACGAGCCAGTATCTGAACCTGACGAAGAACTCGTCGCTGGCGATTGCGATCGGCTTTGCGGATCTTGTCGCCGTCGGCGGAACGACCCTCAACCAGACTGGCCAGTCTATCGAAGTCGTGCTGATCTGGATCGTCGTCTATCTAAGTCTCAGTATTCTCACGTCGCTGTTCATGAACTGGTTCAACGCTAAGATGGCACTGGTGGAGAGATAA